In a single window of the Bacteroidales bacterium genome:
- a CDS encoding SDR family oxidoreductase, with translation MKKILLTGASGFLGSHLAAAFIEEGRKVIAVVRKNGGQSGKQRMETLFDWFAVSGSARRHCEVVEADISQPGLALDCNSYRSLQARTSEIIHCAASTSFAEQRRVDAEKANLTALENILQFASGASVSGFHLVSTAFVGSPRHNSCKEEIPERHEFPNVYEETKHQAEQAVRSFCESNDLPWKIYRPSVVYGNSRNGKTFRFNGLYYPIKTLYLLKKIFLKDLNNGANPSRELGVFREQTGRLFFPIELETHDRNGINLIPVDYFVKAFLSLYDNNGSAKIHHITQPRSTSLDTLVSYISEYFHLAGITTRNDMQKPKNRRNAMEHLFYSYLGEYHSYLPDGRKFDASNTTPLLQASGIHCPELDYQGFKKIMDYAMETNWGKSILPG, from the coding sequence ATGAAGAAGATACTGTTAACCGGTGCTTCGGGCTTTCTGGGAAGCCATCTTGCTGCTGCTTTCATTGAGGAAGGGAGGAAAGTCATTGCAGTGGTCAGAAAAAACGGCGGTCAGTCAGGAAAGCAAAGGATGGAAACCCTTTTTGACTGGTTCGCGGTGAGCGGATCAGCACGCAGACATTGTGAGGTGGTAGAAGCCGACATCTCGCAACCAGGCTTGGCACTTGATTGCAACTCTTACCGGTCTTTACAGGCAAGAACTTCTGAAATCATCCATTGCGCTGCCAGTACATCATTTGCTGAGCAGAGAAGGGTTGATGCGGAGAAGGCCAACCTGACTGCACTTGAAAATATTCTCCAATTTGCTTCCGGCGCATCGGTTTCTGGGTTTCATCTGGTCAGCACCGCATTTGTAGGTTCTCCCAGGCATAATAGCTGTAAAGAAGAGATCCCGGAACGACATGAGTTTCCTAATGTATACGAAGAAACCAAACATCAGGCCGAACAAGCAGTGAGAAGCTTCTGTGAAAGTAACGATTTGCCCTGGAAGATTTACCGGCCTTCGGTGGTATACGGCAATTCCCGTAATGGAAAGACTTTTCGTTTCAATGGGTTGTACTATCCCATCAAAACCTTGTATCTGCTTAAAAAGATTTTCTTAAAAGACCTGAATAACGGTGCCAACCCTTCACGCGAGCTGGGTGTTTTCCGTGAACAAACCGGACGGCTTTTCTTTCCCATTGAATTGGAAACCCACGATCGCAACGGGATTAATCTGATCCCTGTGGATTATTTTGTAAAGGCCTTTTTATCTCTTTATGACAATAACGGCTCCGCCAAAATCCACCATATTACCCAACCGCGTTCTACTTCCCTTGATACGCTTGTGAGTTATATCTCCGAGTATTTTCATCTGGCTGGCATTACTACCCGTAATGATATGCAGAAGCCAAAAAACCGGCGAAATGCCATGGAGCATTTGTTTTACTCCTATCTGGGAGAATATCATTCCTATCTGCCGGATGGCCGGAAATTTGATGCCTCAAACACCACTCCACTGCTTCAGGCCTCGGGCATTCATTGTCCAGAGCTGGATTACCAGGGTTTTAAAAAAATTATGGATTATGCTATGGAGACCAACTGGGGGAAATCGATTTTGCCGGGTTGA